In the genome of Xanthomonas hortorum pv. pelargonii, the window GACTAAGCAGCAAACCGACGCATGATCTCTGCAACCGCTTGCTCTGGACTCAGCACCGCGCTGTCGATCACCCAATGCGGCTCGGTCCAGGCTACATAGTCATGCGCAAGTACGGACGACCACTCCGGCGTGCGCAGTCCGGGGATTTCGCTGTGCCGCGATTCCACGCGCTGCCGATGAACGTCGCGATCGCTGCACACTACTTCGATCTCCAGCAAGCGGCTCTGCGTGCGACGCGCCACGTCACGCCATGCTTCGCGGGTGACCGGCAAGGGATTGACGCTATCGGCGACCACCACCTGGCGTTGGCGCAGATTCGCCTCTGCAATGGCGTAGGCAATCAGATAGCCAGCCGGCCCGACGTCGTGGGCGAGTACACCGCTGTCGCGCAGCGCCTGCTCGATGCTGTCGATGCGTAGATACATCGCATTGCAGTGCGTGAGCAGCCGCTGTGCAATGGAACTCTTGCCGACGCCCGGCAACCCGCCGAACACCACCAAGGTCGCCGACGGCGCAATCACTGCGGCCAGAGCGAGCGAATTGCCGCAATGCCTTGCGCGCCATGCGAGCGTGCTTCACACAGGTCGTCGATCTGCATGCCGCCGAGTGCGTAGATCGGTAGCGAGACCTGCTCGCGCAAGGTTTCGAAACCGTCCCATCCCAACGGTGTCGCACCCGGATGCGAGGTCGTCGTCTGCACCGGACCCAGTACCGCAAAATCGCAGCCGAGCCGCTGTGCATGACGCAGGTCTTCCAGCCCGTGGCACGAGGCGGCAACCAGCTGTTCGGCCGGCAGCGGGCGCTCCTGCAGTGCGGCCAATTGCTCCGATCCCAGATGCACGCCGATGCCGAGTTCGCCGGCCAGCGCGATGTCGCGATTGAGCAGCAACTGCGCGCGCGCACGACCACGCAGGCGCATCACCTGTTGCAGCAGTGCCTGCCAGCGCGCCGGTTCGGCCTGCCGCGCGCGCAACTGGATGCGCGTAACGCCCTCTTGCAGCGCACGCTCCAGACCTTCCAGCCACAGCATGTCGTCGTCCGGTTCGGGCGTGATCAGATAGCGGTCGGGCTGGCGCAACGCCCCCACTACCGGCACATCGGCCGGCGGCATCGAATAGCGCGTCAGCTTGTCTGTGGCCACCCAGGTCATTGCCTGGCCCTCGCGCCCGCGCGGGCTGCCTTTCCATGCGGTGATGTGGCGCACTTCCAGGCGCAACCGCTTGTCCGGGTACAGCTGCGGCACGTCCATCAGCCACTCGCCCACCTGCGCCTCGATACCGAGCTCTTCATTGAGTTCGCGCACCAGCGCCTGTTCGGAGGTTTCGCCGGGTTCGCGCTTGCCGCCCGGGAACTCCCACAGGCCGGGCATGTCGCGGGTCTCGGTACGGCGGGTCAGCAGGATGCGGCCGCGGGGGTCGGTGATCACGCCGGCAACGACGTGGATGGATCTTAGAGAATCGGGCATGGGCACAAGAGTGCCGCGAGTGAGTCGTTCAGTGCAATCGCTTGAGGGCGGGGAATGGAGATTCGGGAATCGGGAATCGGGATTGGTTGAAGCACGCACCATGCCGGCCTTTGCAATTACCCATTCCCCATTCATTCGCGATTCCCGCCTACAGCGGATGCCCGATGCGCCAGAGCACTCCGCTGGGGTCGTGCAAGGTGAAATCGCGTGCGCCCCATGGTCGATCTTCCGGCGCACTGCAGGTCACCCCGAACTGCTCGCCCAGCCCGGTGTCGTGGACGTGTTGCCACCAACCATCGGCATCGTCCACCCACAGGTGCAGCATCAGATTCTCGGCCAGCTCGCGCAGATAGAAATCCTGCAGCAAAAACGCGCAATGCGTGCCATGCCGGAAGCAGGTCACGTTGCCCACCTCGTCTTCCTGCACAAAGCCCAGCGCGCGATAGAACCGTTGCGACAACGCGTAGTCGCGCGCAGGCACGAATACCTTCAGTTGCTGGCTGGACAGCGCCATGACCGCACTCCACGCAGGACGTGGACTGAGCATACGCCCCGCAGTGGCGCAGGCGGAGCATGTCCCCTCCGTAAGCAGAGCCCCCTTGGTAGGGGGCGCGCCAGAGGCGCGGGGATCGGAGGAGTACCGTGCCCCAAGCATCCGCGTAGCGGACGCTTGAGGTGCAGCCCGCTTCGCGGGCTGCACCACGGTCAACTCAGCTCAGCTGAGTTGACCGTGGCAGTGCTTGTACTTCTTGCCGCTACCGCACGGGCATGGATCGTTACGGCCCACCTTGGGCTCGTCGCGAGTCACCTGCGACACCGGCACCGGCGCGTTGCCGCCCTGCATCTGTTCCACTTCTTCGTCGGCACCATAGCCGCCGGCGTCCTGGTGCTGGAACTGCGAGGCCATCAGGCGCGCTTGCGCCTGCAAACGCTCCTGCTCTTCGAGCTCGGCCACTTCTTCTTCGCTGCGGATGCGCACGCGCGCCAGCAGGTTGATCACTTCGCGCTTGGCGCTCTCCAGCATCTCGGAGAACAGCTCGAAGGCTTCCTTCTTGTATTCCTGCTTGGGCTGCTTCTGCGCATACCCGCGCAGATAGATGCCCTGGCGCAGGTAATCCATCTTGGCCAGATGCTCCTTCCAGCCCTGGTCGAGCACGGTCAGCATCACGTGCTTCTCCAATGCGCGCATGGTGTCGTTGCCCACTGCCGCTTCCTTCTCGGCAAAGTGCGCATCCACCGCCGCCTGCACCTTGGCCGCAATCTGCTCGGCGTCCAGCTCTTCCTGGGTGCGCGCCATCTCGCTCAGCGCCAGCGGCATGCCCAGCTCCGATTCCAGCGTGGCTTCCAGACCCTTGAGGTCCCACTGCTCGTCGACCGAGTTGGGCGGCACGAAGCGCGCGACCAGATCGTAGATCACATCGCCACGGATGCCGTCGACGTTGTCCTTGACCGATTCGGCATCCAGCAATTCGTCGCGCTGGGCGTAGATCACCTTGCGCTGATCGTTGTTGACGTCGTCGAAGTCCAGCAGGTTCTTGCGGATGTCGAAGTTGTGCGCTTCCACCTTGCGCTGCGCCTTTTCGATCTGCCGGCTGACCAGGCGATCTTCGATGACGTCGTCTTCCTTCATGCCCATCATGCGCATCGCCTTCTGGACCCAGTCCGAGGCGAAGATGCGCATCAGGTTGTCTTCCAGCGACAGATAGAAGCGCGAGGAGCCCGGGTCGCCCTGACGGCCGGCACGGCCGCGCAGCTGGTTGTCGATACGGCGCGACTCGTGCCGCTCGGTACCGATGATGTGCAGCCCGCCGGCCGCCTTGACCGCGTCATGCCGACGCTGCCATTCGGTCTTGGCCTGCAGACGCTGTTCGTCGCTGATGTCCTCGCCCAAGCCGTGCAGCTCGGTTTCCAGCGAACCGCCCAGCACGATATCGGTACCGCGACCGGCCATGTTGGTCGCGATGGTCACCGCACCCGGCTGGCCGGCGTTGGCCACGATGGTGGCTTCGCGCTCGTGCTGCTTGGCGTTGAGCACTTCGTGCTTCACACCTGCGTTGCGCAGATGCTCGGACAGCATCTCCGAGGTTTCGATCGAGGTGGTGCCCACCAGCACCGGCTGGCCGCGCTTGGCGCAGTCTTCGATATCGGCCAGCACCGCATTGAACTTGCCCTTGCGGTTGAGGAACACCTGGTCCGGATGGTCCTTGCGCACGGTCGGGCGGTTGGTCGGGATCACCACCACTTCCAGGCCGTAGATGCTCTGGAATTCGTAGGCTTCGGTGTCGGCCGTACCGGTCATGCCGGACAGCTTCTTGTACATGCGGAACAGGTTCTGGAAAGTGATGCTGGCCAGCGTCTGGTTCTCGCGCTGCACCGGCACGCCTTCCTTCGCCTCGACCGCCTGATGCAGACCATCGGACCAGCGACGCCCGGACAGCGTACGGCCGGTGAATTCGTCGACGATCACCACTTCGCCATCGCGCACGATGTAATCCACATCGCGCTGGTAGATCGCATGCGCACGCAGTGCGGCGTTGAGGTGATGCACCACGCTCAGGTTCTGCGCGGCATACAGGCCGTCTTCGGCATTCTCGAGAATGCCGGCCTGCATCAGCAGTTCTTCGGCGTGGCCCATGCCCGCCTCGGACAGATGCACCTGCTTGCCCTTCTCGTCAATCCAGTAATCGCCCTCGCCTTCTTCGCTTTCCTGCTTGGTCAGCTGCGGCACGATGCGGTTGACGCGGATATACAGCTCCGGCGATTCGTCGGCCGGGCCGGAAATGATCAGCGGGGTGCGCGCTTCGTCGATCAGGATCGAGTCGACTTCGTCGACGATCGCGTAGTGCAGATTGCGCTGGTAACGATCGGCGCGCGACAGCGCCATGTTGTCGCGCAGGTAATCGAAACCGAATTCGTTGTTGGTGCCGTAGGTGATGTCGCTGCCGTAGGCCTCGCGCTTGTCGCTGTGCGGCATGCCCGGATACACCACGCCCACGCTCAGGCCCAGCCAGTTGTACAACTTGCCCATCTGCGCGGCATCGCGGCGCGCCAGGTAGTCGTTGACCGTGACCACGTGCACGCCCTCGCCCTGCAGCGCATTGAGGTACACCGGCAGGGTGGCTACCAGGGTCTTGCCTTCGCCGGTGCGCATCTCGGCGATCTTGCCCAGGTGCAACACCATGCCGCCGATCAGCTGCACATCGTAATGACGCATGCCGAGCACGCGGCGGCTGGCCTCGCGGCAGACCGCAAAGGCTTCGGGAAGGATCTTGTCCAAGGACTCGCCGGCGGCAAGTCGCTGCTTGAACTCCGGAGTCTTGGCTTGCAGCTCGGCGTCGGAGAGCTTCTCGATCGTCGGCTCCAGCGCATTGATCTGGGT includes:
- a CDS encoding AAA family ATPase; protein product: MIAPSATLVVFGGLPGVGKSSIAQRLLTHCNAMYLRIDSIEQALRDSGVLAHDVGPAGYLIAYAIAEANLRQRQVVVADSVNPLPVTREAWRDVARRTQSRLLEIEVVCSDRDVHRQRVESRHSEIPGLRTPEWSSVLAHDYVAWTEPHWVIDSAVLSPEQAVAEIMRRFAA
- a CDS encoding Nudix family hydrolase, with the translated sequence MPDSLRSIHVVAGVITDPRGRILLTRRTETRDMPGLWEFPGGKREPGETSEQALVRELNEELGIEAQVGEWLMDVPQLYPDKRLRLEVRHITAWKGSPRGREGQAMTWVATDKLTRYSMPPADVPVVGALRQPDRYLITPEPDDDMLWLEGLERALQEGVTRIQLRARQAEPARWQALLQQVMRLRGRARAQLLLNRDIALAGELGIGVHLGSEQLAALQERPLPAEQLVAASCHGLEDLRHAQRLGCDFAVLGPVQTTTSHPGATPLGWDGFETLREQVSLPIYALGGMQIDDLCEARSHGAQGIAAIRSLWPQ
- a CDS encoding VOC family protein; its protein translation is MALSSQQLKVFVPARDYALSQRFYRALGFVQEDEVGNVTCFRHGTHCAFLLQDFYLRELAENLMLHLWVDDADGWWQHVHDTGLGEQFGVTCSAPEDRPWGARDFTLHDPSGVLWRIGHPL
- the secA gene encoding preprotein translocase subunit SecA; the encoded protein is MINSLLTRVFGSRNERQLRQLTRLVTQINALEPTIEKLSDAELQAKTPEFKQRLAAGESLDKILPEAFAVCREASRRVLGMRHYDVQLIGGMVLHLGKIAEMRTGEGKTLVATLPVYLNALQGEGVHVVTVNDYLARRDAAQMGKLYNWLGLSVGVVYPGMPHSDKREAYGSDITYGTNNEFGFDYLRDNMALSRADRYQRNLHYAIVDEVDSILIDEARTPLIISGPADESPELYIRVNRIVPQLTKQESEEGEGDYWIDEKGKQVHLSEAGMGHAEELLMQAGILENAEDGLYAAQNLSVVHHLNAALRAHAIYQRDVDYIVRDGEVVIVDEFTGRTLSGRRWSDGLHQAVEAKEGVPVQRENQTLASITFQNLFRMYKKLSGMTGTADTEAYEFQSIYGLEVVVIPTNRPTVRKDHPDQVFLNRKGKFNAVLADIEDCAKRGQPVLVGTTSIETSEMLSEHLRNAGVKHEVLNAKQHEREATIVANAGQPGAVTIATNMAGRGTDIVLGGSLETELHGLGEDISDEQRLQAKTEWQRRHDAVKAAGGLHIIGTERHESRRIDNQLRGRAGRQGDPGSSRFYLSLEDNLMRIFASDWVQKAMRMMGMKEDDVIEDRLVSRQIEKAQRKVEAHNFDIRKNLLDFDDVNNDQRKVIYAQRDELLDAESVKDNVDGIRGDVIYDLVARFVPPNSVDEQWDLKGLEATLESELGMPLALSEMARTQEELDAEQIAAKVQAAVDAHFAEKEAAVGNDTMRALEKHVMLTVLDQGWKEHLAKMDYLRQGIYLRGYAQKQPKQEYKKEAFELFSEMLESAKREVINLLARVRIRSEEEVAELEEQERLQAQARLMASQFQHQDAGGYGADEEVEQMQGGNAPVPVSQVTRDEPKVGRNDPCPCGSGKKYKHCHGQLS